In Agrobacterium vitis, one genomic interval encodes:
- a CDS encoding LLM class flavin-dependent oxidoreductase: MTSKTEFLWYIPNDVKAGHRGDIAGEDHNSLDSLTAHAKALEAHGWAGALIGTGWGRPDTFTVATSLAARTTRFEPLIAIRPGYWKPANFASAAATLDHLSNGRVRVNVVSGKDDLAAYGDSEGDSAHRYARTAEFMRLVRRLWTEENVSFEGTHFRVANSTVEPRIRPRKGRPHPKLYFGGASEAAEHVAAGQADVQLFWGEPLDGVRERIDRLKALSRTLDRDLPPLEFGLRITTLVRDTTEQAWADAEAKVAEMAKTSGAGWHDHKRDVAIGQMRLLDLHSRGDVLDENLYTAPGKFGGGGAGTTWLVGSAQDVARALSRYRDLGISHFILSDTPYLAEIERQGKQLLPLLLSPQD; this comes from the coding sequence ATGACCAGTAAGACGGAATTTCTCTGGTATATCCCCAACGACGTCAAGGCAGGTCATCGCGGTGATATCGCTGGCGAGGATCATAACAGCCTTGATAGCTTGACTGCTCATGCCAAAGCCTTGGAGGCCCATGGCTGGGCGGGCGCCTTGATCGGTACCGGTTGGGGGCGGCCCGATACGTTTACAGTGGCAACGTCACTGGCCGCACGCACGACCCGGTTCGAACCGTTGATCGCTATTCGGCCCGGCTATTGGAAACCGGCCAATTTCGCCTCCGCAGCCGCAACGCTGGATCATTTGAGCAATGGTCGCGTCCGCGTCAATGTGGTTTCGGGCAAGGACGATCTTGCTGCCTATGGCGATAGCGAAGGCGATTCTGCCCATCGCTACGCCCGCACAGCAGAATTCATGCGGCTGGTGCGCCGGCTATGGACCGAAGAGAATGTCAGCTTCGAAGGCACGCATTTCCGTGTTGCGAATTCCACGGTGGAGCCACGGATCAGGCCAAGGAAAGGACGCCCGCATCCCAAGCTCTATTTCGGTGGCGCATCGGAAGCGGCGGAACATGTCGCCGCCGGCCAAGCGGATGTTCAGCTTTTCTGGGGAGAGCCGCTTGACGGGGTTCGGGAACGGATCGACCGATTGAAGGCGCTCAGCCGGACATTGGACCGCGATCTTCCGCCCTTGGAATTCGGTCTCAGGATTACCACCCTCGTTCGTGACACAACGGAGCAAGCGTGGGCCGATGCTGAGGCCAAAGTGGCGGAAATGGCGAAAACCAGCGGCGCTGGCTGGCATGACCACAAGCGGGACGTGGCGATCGGACAAATGCGGCTTCTAGATCTTCATTCCCGAGGCGACGTTCTGGACGAAAACCTTTATACGGCGCCGGGAAAATTCGGCGGCGGCGGGGCTGGAACGACATGGCTCGTCGGCTCCGCACAGGATGTCGCCCGCGCGCTCAGTCGTTATCGCGATCTCGGGATCAGCCACTTCATTCTGTCCGATACCCCCTATCTTGCGGAAATCGAACGGCAGGGAAAGCAATTGCTGCCTTTGTTGCTGTCGCCTCAAGATTAA
- a CDS encoding ABC transporter permease, translating to MSVDVNSVSIDLRSPIPTGTRQNGSSEARDFAQPRKGAAWGAAWLLRTGSILGILGVFLFFSLTAPFFFSLGNLGNVLAQSAILGVLAFGLTVVITAGGSNVVTGGIDLSLAANMGLSAAVYASLVQLGWSDGVAVLGALATGLIIGLVNALAVVIVGIVPLLATLAVMNVVAGLELVLTQNTVIPASTDFLSALSATGPFGLPVLAYILLGAALLVGAVVQYTALGLRLYAVGEFPEAARAAGLRVKTLTAGAFIAAGLLGGIAGILNTSYLSGSSTGAGDILLPVVVTTLLGSVFSRRLVPTIPGTLVSAIFVGVLINGFQLLNLSSTLVAGVQGALILLVVSATTLLRRR from the coding sequence ATGTCGGTTGATGTCAATTCCGTTTCGATTGACTTGAGGTCGCCTATACCCACCGGCACACGTCAAAACGGCTCTTCCGAGGCGCGCGACTTTGCCCAGCCCCGCAAGGGTGCTGCGTGGGGGGCTGCCTGGCTGCTGCGGACCGGGTCCATCCTCGGAATCCTTGGCGTCTTCCTGTTCTTTTCGCTGACGGCTCCCTTCTTCTTTAGCCTCGGCAATCTGGGCAATGTTCTTGCGCAGTCGGCCATTCTCGGGGTGCTGGCCTTCGGGCTGACGGTGGTGATCACTGCGGGCGGTTCGAATGTTGTGACGGGCGGGATCGATCTGTCGCTGGCCGCCAATATGGGCCTTAGTGCTGCGGTCTATGCCAGTCTTGTGCAGCTGGGATGGAGCGATGGTGTTGCCGTTTTGGGGGCGCTGGCCACCGGATTGATCATCGGTCTTGTCAATGCCTTGGCTGTGGTCATTGTCGGTATTGTGCCGCTTCTGGCAACGCTTGCGGTGATGAATGTGGTGGCGGGTCTCGAACTGGTGCTGACCCAAAACACTGTCATTCCGGCATCAACCGATTTTCTCTCGGCGCTTTCAGCCACGGGGCCGTTTGGCCTGCCTGTGCTGGCCTATATCCTGCTGGGAGCGGCCTTGCTGGTTGGAGCTGTCGTCCAATATACCGCGCTGGGTTTGAGGCTTTACGCGGTCGGTGAATTTCCGGAAGCCGCAAGGGCGGCGGGCCTCAGGGTTAAAACCCTGACGGCAGGTGCCTTCATCGCCGCCGGTCTGCTGGGCGGTATCGCTGGCATCCTCAATACGTCTTATCTCAGCGGCAGTTCCACCGGTGCTGGCGATATCTTGCTGCCCGTCGTGGTAACCACTCTGCTAGGCTCTGTCTTTTCACGGCGGCTGGTGCCGACCATTCCCGGCACGCTGGTTTCGGCGATTTTTGTCGGTGTGCTGATCAATGGATTTCAACTGCTCAATCTGTCGAGCACATTGGTGGCTGGCGTCCAGGGCGCGCTGATCCTTCTGGTCGTCTCGGCCACCACTTTGCTGCGCAGGAGGTAG
- a CDS encoding ABC transporter permease codes for MSTVNTKTQTAGALASGHLRIGYLARYALILAILAVIAIFSTVAPSFLTGANLMSVLVNNVALLAIVSIAMTFAVASGGIDLSVATAVDFASFTFVSLVLGGVPVGLAVLAAIFAGGLVGALNGLLISAIGISPFLATLGTLFIGRSVQQLLTNGGNPVYLSQAAIPSGFSFIGHGQLLGIPVPLVVTFLLIVLTAVLLSMTRFGRALTAIGTQASVARYSGLSVASVVASAYILAGLIAAIAGILLTATVNVYIPSSGNAFLLNAIGATFIGTTLHPLRRPNVIGTVLGVLLLGLVSNGLLLSGLNFYWQQVATGLLIFSVLALSSKTARPS; via the coding sequence ATGTCAACGGTTAACACCAAAACGCAGACGGCTGGGGCTTTGGCGTCCGGTCACCTGCGGATCGGATATTTGGCGCGTTATGCGCTAATCCTCGCTATCCTCGCGGTGATTGCGATATTTTCAACGGTGGCGCCAAGTTTCCTGACCGGTGCTAACCTGATGAGTGTGCTGGTCAATAATGTCGCCTTGCTCGCCATCGTGTCGATTGCGATGACCTTTGCCGTCGCCTCCGGCGGCATCGATCTTTCGGTTGCAACGGCGGTGGATTTTGCCAGTTTCACCTTCGTCTCGCTGGTGCTGGGTGGTGTGCCCGTCGGCCTCGCGGTGCTGGCGGCAATCTTCGCCGGCGGACTGGTCGGTGCCTTGAATGGCCTGTTGATTTCAGCAATTGGCATCTCGCCGTTTCTGGCAACGCTTGGAACGCTGTTCATCGGCCGCAGCGTGCAGCAATTGCTCACCAATGGCGGCAATCCGGTCTATCTGTCCCAAGCCGCCATTCCGTCAGGCTTTTCGTTCATCGGCCATGGACAATTGCTCGGCATACCCGTGCCGCTGGTCGTCACGTTCCTGCTGATTGTTTTGACTGCCGTGCTATTGTCAATGACCCGCTTCGGGCGGGCTCTGACGGCCATCGGCACCCAAGCCAGCGTGGCGCGCTATTCCGGCCTGTCTGTCGCCTCAGTTGTTGCGAGCGCCTATATTCTGGCCGGGCTGATTGCCGCAATTGCTGGCATTCTTTTGACGGCAACGGTCAATGTCTACATTCCGTCATCCGGCAACGCCTTCCTGTTGAATGCCATTGGCGCGACCTTTATCGGCACCACGCTCCATCCGCTGCGTCGGCCCAATGTGATTGGCACGGTGCTCGGCGTTCTGCTGCTTGGCCTCGTCTCGAACGGGTTGCTGCTATCAGGCTTGAATTTCTACTGGCAACAGGTTGCAACGGGCCTGCTGATTTTCTCTGTGCTGGCCTTGAGTTCTAAGACGGCGCGCCCGTCGTGA
- a CDS encoding transporter substrate-binding domain-containing protein, giving the protein MLAATMTKTIFGFVLSISALVATQASADATLDRIKGRGKLTVGVILSGAPFGYIDPKSQEQKGFNVDIAQALADDLGVKLETVTVTPPNRVQFLQQGKVDILIANMQYTEDRAKVLDFVPTPYDRSGGAAVVRKDSGLKDWADLKGKPVCVSQGSNYTQPLIEEYGAIVKALPSQPESLLALQGGNCVAAVHVGATVGLLLQDRPEEWKDYAIPFPTELVPSDSVIWLRKGEKDTQAALDNAVKKLHVSGKLLDFAKSSRLLNTDYLEQEHKALAATK; this is encoded by the coding sequence ATGCTTGCCGCCACCATGACCAAGACAATCTTCGGTTTTGTTCTCTCGATATCCGCCCTCGTCGCAACCCAAGCCTCGGCGGATGCCACGCTTGACCGCATCAAGGGACGTGGCAAGCTGACTGTCGGTGTTATCCTGTCTGGCGCACCTTTTGGTTATATCGATCCGAAAAGCCAGGAGCAGAAAGGCTTTAACGTCGATATTGCCCAGGCACTGGCTGATGATCTCGGCGTCAAGCTGGAGACGGTGACGGTCACGCCGCCCAACCGCGTGCAGTTTCTCCAGCAGGGCAAAGTTGATATCCTGATCGCCAATATGCAGTATACCGAAGACCGTGCCAAGGTGCTGGATTTTGTGCCGACGCCTTATGATCGCAGCGGTGGTGCTGCCGTGGTGCGCAAGGATAGCGGCCTGAAGGATTGGGCGGACCTGAAGGGCAAACCGGTTTGCGTCTCGCAGGGCTCCAACTATACCCAGCCGCTGATCGAGGAATATGGTGCCATCGTCAAGGCGCTGCCGAGCCAGCCGGAATCGCTGCTGGCGTTGCAAGGCGGCAATTGCGTGGCGGCCGTGCATGTCGGCGCAACTGTAGGGCTGTTGTTGCAGGATCGCCCGGAGGAATGGAAGGATTATGCTATTCCGTTCCCAACCGAACTGGTTCCTTCGGACTCGGTCATCTGGCTGCGCAAGGGCGAGAAGGATACCCAGGCCGCCCTCGACAACGCCGTTAAAAAACTGCATGTTTCCGGCAAACTGCTCGATTTCGCCAAGTCCAGCCGCCTGCTGAATACCGACTATCTCGAGCAGGAACACAAGGCACTCGCTGCGACCAAGTAA
- a CDS encoding amino acid ABC transporter permease: MQDINLTDLFVRLTGSIGLNFEFLATGYEAQIWREGFLTTLYLVALLIPVSLLFGLLFAACLTSGRSWLSAPVRAFVEVTRNTPTLVQLMFSFLVLNTVVSNLVGGAQNNPLTPFFWVVAVVGLHVAALHCEAIRAGIEAVPASTIEAARGIGFSQFQILRYVEVPLAFRASLPAIVNNLINLVKLTTVGNAIAVSEITYASIMVWTQRDNVIELMIVILAFFSLINLVVARVGLWVERKLAIPGYGL, from the coding sequence ATGCAGGATATCAATCTCACCGATCTGTTCGTCCGTCTGACGGGCAGTATCGGGCTTAATTTTGAGTTCCTGGCAACGGGATATGAGGCGCAGATCTGGCGGGAGGGTTTTTTGACCACGCTTTATCTGGTGGCTTTGCTCATTCCCGTCAGTTTGCTGTTTGGTCTATTGTTTGCCGCCTGCCTGACATCGGGAAGGTCATGGCTTTCCGCGCCGGTGCGGGCATTTGTGGAGGTGACCCGCAATACGCCGACGCTGGTGCAGTTGATGTTCAGCTTTCTGGTGTTGAACACGGTTGTGTCCAATCTTGTCGGCGGCGCGCAGAACAATCCGCTGACGCCGTTTTTCTGGGTGGTTGCGGTGGTGGGCCTGCATGTGGCGGCCTTGCATTGCGAAGCGATCCGCGCCGGGATTGAAGCTGTACCGGCCTCGACCATCGAGGCGGCTCGCGGCATTGGCTTCAGCCAGTTCCAGATTCTGCGCTATGTCGAGGTGCCGCTCGCCTTTCGGGCTTCGCTACCGGCCATTGTCAATAACCTGATCAATCTCGTCAAGCTGACGACGGTCGGCAATGCGATTGCCGTCAGCGAAATCACCTATGCGTCGATCATGGTCTGGACGCAGCGTGACAATGTCATAGAACTGATGATCGTTATCCTGGCCTTCTTCAGCCTCATCAATCTGGTCGTCGCCCGCGTCGGCCTTTGGGTCGAGCGCAAGCTCGCCATTCCGGGATATGGGCTATGA
- a CDS encoding amino acid ABC transporter permease, producing the protein MMSPMLHNHAGRSPALRNIALVALPLAILIWALADLSLGRELVQWLPYLGSGFAMNIVISLSAMTLGSVLGILLGMLQMVPFRLVRYPAAVYVQVFRNAPHLVLIFATTYIFPFEIIVFGNYLSFPDWVKAMVGLAIPASAYIAEITRGAILSIPTAQWEAAQGLGFSRWQALRWIILPQCLRRSLPPWMNVLASITMGTSLASLVGVHELLHAATDASTSVRRLDFTVIAYVVVMAAFFALCYPIAGLTRRLERRFKAA; encoded by the coding sequence ATGATGTCGCCAATGCTTCACAACCATGCGGGCCGCAGCCCCGCGCTGCGCAATATAGCTCTTGTCGCCTTGCCGCTAGCAATCCTTATCTGGGCATTGGCCGATCTGTCGCTTGGCCGTGAACTGGTGCAATGGCTTCCTTATCTCGGCTCCGGCTTTGCGATGAACATCGTCATCAGCCTGTCGGCGATGACGCTGGGAAGCGTGCTGGGCATCCTGCTCGGCATGCTGCAAATGGTGCCATTCCGGCTGGTCCGCTACCCGGCTGCGGTCTATGTGCAGGTGTTTCGCAATGCGCCGCATCTGGTGCTGATCTTTGCGACAACCTATATCTTTCCTTTCGAGATCATCGTCTTTGGCAATTATCTATCCTTTCCCGATTGGGTGAAAGCCATGGTCGGTCTCGCCATCCCGGCAAGCGCCTATATCGCCGAAATCACCCGTGGTGCCATCCTGTCCATTCCGACCGCGCAATGGGAGGCGGCACAAGGCCTGGGCTTTTCGCGCTGGCAGGCGCTGCGCTGGATCATCCTGCCGCAATGCCTGCGCCGGTCGCTGCCGCCATGGATGAATGTGCTTGCCTCGATCACCATGGGGACGTCGCTGGCCTCGCTGGTCGGCGTTCATGAACTTCTCCATGCCGCCACCGATGCCAGCACATCCGTACGCCGGCTTGATTTTACCGTCATTGCCTATGTCGTGGTGATGGCCGCCTTCTTCGCGCTTTGCTACCCGATCGCCGGCCTGACCCGCCGCCTGGAGCGCCGTTTCAAGGCGGCCTGA
- a CDS encoding amino acid ABC transporter ATP-binding protein produces MIANTDNAIVRLEDVHLSFGQTQVLKGIDLTVNKGDAVSIIGPSGSGKSTILRCINALVTAQSGRITVAGTRVDQLTKESERIALRKRVGIVFQQYNLFPHLTVLDNIMLAPTRILGTARREAEKVARELLDKVRLGEKADAYPGQLSGGQQQRVAIARALAMKPDLVLFDEVTSALDPETVGEVLWVIRDLIRDGMTSILVTHEMRFAEEISDIVVFTENGRIVGQGSPEEIFHKSDNPRIRQFVGGLSGRGTVREGEGI; encoded by the coding sequence ATGATTGCAAATACCGACAATGCCATCGTCCGCTTGGAAGACGTGCACCTGTCCTTCGGCCAGACGCAGGTGCTGAAGGGCATCGACCTGACGGTCAACAAGGGCGATGCCGTGTCGATCATCGGTCCGTCCGGCTCGGGCAAATCCACCATCCTGCGCTGCATCAACGCGCTGGTGACGGCCCAAAGCGGTCGCATCACCGTGGCGGGGACCCGCGTGGACCAGTTGACCAAGGAAAGCGAACGTATCGCGCTGCGCAAACGGGTCGGCATCGTCTTCCAGCAATATAATCTCTTTCCACACCTGACGGTGCTCGACAATATCATGCTTGCACCGACCCGCATCTTGGGGACTGCAAGACGCGAAGCGGAAAAGGTTGCGCGCGAATTGCTGGACAAGGTGCGGCTTGGCGAAAAGGCTGATGCTTATCCGGGCCAGCTCTCCGGTGGGCAGCAGCAGCGCGTGGCGATTGCCCGGGCGCTGGCGATGAAACCCGATCTCGTGCTGTTCGACGAGGTTACGTCGGCCCTCGATCCTGAAACCGTCGGCGAGGTCTTGTGGGTGATCCGTGACCTGATCCGCGATGGCATGACCAGCATTCTCGTCACCCATGAAATGCGCTTTGCCGAAGAGATCAGCGACATCGTGGTATTCACAGAGAATGGCCGCATCGTCGGACAAGGCTCGCCGGAAGAGATCTTCCATAAGAGCGATAATCCGCGCATCCGCCAGTTCGTCGGTGGGTTGTCGGGCCGGGGTACGGTGCGCGAAGGCGAAGGCATATAG